DNA sequence from the Littorina saxatilis isolate snail1 linkage group LG9, US_GU_Lsax_2.0, whole genome shotgun sequence genome:
CCCTTTATTgcgtattttttattttgtaatcATGTAATGCCACGTTCTCGCGAAAAACAAGTCTCATACTAATGTAAAACGATCCAATCGTGTCTGAGTATTCTCACAACTTTTGGTAATGCAAACCAAACAGTTTTCAACACACACAGCATATATCCCATCATattatacgacttgtgtctgtgtgtctgtgtgtgtgtgtgtgtgtgtatgtattccCGATGCaccgccaaagttctcgatggatctgcttcaaatttggtgggcatattcaggtagaccccggacacaacctggtcgatgagaattttcaacacgtgctctcagcgcgcagcgctgaaccgattttggtttttctgttcatcttcccagatccattcccagtaactcttccttatcttctccagtgttttgcgtttatctcccttccttcgtgtggcgtcaatccatattcccgttactatttttagaaggtcactgtccacaacgcttcccgttactatttttagaaggtcactgtccaaacctcttccttatcttctccagtgttttgcgcgtttatctcccttccttcgtgcgccggcaaagccgagtccccggcacagccgggtccccggcacagccgggtattcggctctacttcttcccggcgaagccggctacccgacgaagcgggtattcatctagtatatcaTATATCATTACACCATTAGATGGTAGTTACTGTTTCTCTTCTTCGCAAAACAATTGTGAAGTCAGTTTTCTGTTGACTCTGAAGCCTTTGCGTTGTACTGCAATTAATGGTGTAAGAGATCATCGGGGTAACTAATCGActaacatgggggggggggggggggggaataactTCACAATTGCAGAAAGACTGCCGTACCCAGAGAGGCGATGTCAGACTTCAGTTGATCCAGTTTCTGCAAGTTGAAGGTCAAGTCTGCAGTCTCTATCTTGCGTGTCGTTCCGGTCTGTGACTCCAGGTCGTTGAGTCGTGGCGTCAGACTGTTCACCATCCCCAGCAGAGCCCCTCCAGACGCTGACTGCACCAGCTTTCCAACGCTGGCAATGTTCAGTGCTAGGGCCGCCCGCCATTTCTCCAGCTCCGCCAGTGACGTCATGGTGGCGTCTTCCTCAGCTTGTATCAGCGTGTTGACCTCCTGACGTCGCTTCTCCACCCACTGTTCAAGGTCATCGAACGTGTCCTTGACCTTTTTTCGCATGGAGGGGAACATGTCCTTGACCTCTTTGATCTGAACgagtaaataaaacaaatgactATGCCATCTCTAAAAGTCGATATAAAACATGAATGCTGCATTCTTCTATATTTTGTGTATGAATTTTAAAAGATAagtgttattgctgttgttgaaaatgaaatgaatcaACGATACAGTATGCATTCACCACACTAACAGCTGTCGCTAAGATCATAATCTCATAAAACCTCATGCAAGTTTACTCGGAAACGATAAAAATGATATTTGCGATTAAGATGTAGCAAGTCAAGTCAAGACAGCTCATCAGTCTTAACATTCTTTTAaattcagaaagaaaaaaataacgaAACGAAGAAAGAGCCTTTAAAAACGCAATACCTTTTGTTTAAAACAATTACACTTTAAATGCACAAAGAAATTGAGCTAAACAAAAATGTTACAGAAGAAGACAATCAAATTCTAAAGGTTAAACCCAAACCTGTGCTGCCAATGCTGTCTCCATAGCCCTCAGTCTCTGTGCCTGTTGTTCcagttctcttctcttctctgtcGCCACGTCTGTGATGGCCTTCACCTCTACACAGCTGCGATGATTTGTTGTTGCGCACAACATGCAAATGAGCTCTTGGTGGGTGGAGCAATAGACTTTAGCAGGCTCGTCATCATGCACGTTACAACATGCGCGGTTAATCTCAGCCAATCGTTGCGGGCTGAGTTTGTCCAAGTCTTCAATGACGTGTTTCCTGGTTCCCGGTACCTTCTTATGAGTCTTGACGCAATCTTTGCAGATCTTGATGTCACACTGCAGGCAGAATGACGTGGCAGCAGTGTTGTCCTCGCAGATCATACAGACGTGCTGACCGCTGAGCGTGTTGTGACTGTCCATTAGAGCCATGGTGGCCAGGTCAGTGGGCAGGTCATTGACCAAAGTGTCAAGGTCACGCTGACCTCGGGAGGTGGGGGGCAGGATGGGGGCCCTGCAGAGCGGACAGCctccctggacccctgccttgtGCAGCCACGACACGACGCACTTTTTGCACACCAGGTGTGTACACGGCAGTATCTTTGGCTCTTGATTGCCGTCATGGCAGACAGGGCATTCTGGTAGCTCACTGCTGCTGGTGACTGAAGCGGCGGCCATGATGACTTCTGTgaacacacagacgaacacacacacacacacacacatatacctaaagtgtggatggttacctaagaggcggcactgggaggagtgcctttctagtgcacttgcactacaacagcactgggtgcagtactcgctccggcatcgaagaattttgcactaaaaaatgcacaaaatttgacctatttcgtcgcctatagaggacggaaagaatgtcattttgaacattgttatgacattctttccgtcaaaaaagtcaatttaacggtgttaaatgaagcgaccatccacacaattaggttgccatccagagtttaggttgccatccacgtgtggatggttgccttatggtgatttaggcaaccaaacctgtggaaacatgggtacacacacacacacccacacacacacacacatacacacactaacacacacacacacacacacacacacacacacacacacacacacaaaaggagaTTTTCAAGTTAAGTGGAATTTGTTTGAAGTCAACTAGAAATTGCAAGGCACAGcaacactttcatttttttaatatgGTAAGAAACGTTTTCTGACTAACAATTACGAACCCGTAAAGGATTTTGCTTCTTTTTGTTCTATATAAAATACCACTGTCTAGTgtttaaagtaaacaacaacattaaaagcACAGCTTAAAATAGGGAGAAGGGTTGAATGGGGGGTGGGGCAGCAGAAACAGCCTGAGCaagagacagacgaacagacggacagagagaggctCACACAGACAGCAACTTTTGACTTCAGTAGTAAGTATCTACTTGTTTGACCGAACAAGCTCAATAATAGGGAAAAAAAGTGTAACACTTCAATGGAGTAAATTATGCATATCAGCATAGTACATAAAGCTCCTGTTAAAAcaatcagtctctctctctctctctctctctctctctctctctctctctctctctctctctctctctctctctctctctctctctctctatgtctctctctctgtctctctcgctctctctctctctctgtctgtctctctctctgtctgtctctctctttcgctctctctctttctctctctgtctctccctctctctccctctctctccctctctccgtcactgtctctctgtctctgtctctgtctctctgtctctctctctctgtctctgtctctcgctctcccccctctctctctctctctctctctctgtcactctctctctctctctctctctctctcgctctctctctctctctctctctctctctctctctctctctctctctctctctctctctctctctctctctctctctctctctctccgtcactGTCTCTCAAAAATAACTATCCATTAACTCAAGGTTTTGTAAGAGAGGAGTGGGTAGCTGATGAGAAACATAGGCCGTGTGCAGAATGATACCGAGCTAGGCTTGTAAAGACCACTAGCGTGTGTAATGACCCAAAACCGAAAGTAGATACTGACGTGACACACTCCAGCCGCCGGATGATAACTACCGTGCAGCGTATACACAATACAAACAGACATGCAGAATCAAAGTGTTATTCCTGATTTCTAAAGGCGACCTACTTCTAGTGCAGCTGTCCCCAGTATGCATGAGAAGGCTAATATTATCACAGCATGACCTACTGTCGGtgtctattattattattattatgaacatttgtgcgcctaatctaaatatagccctaggcgcttacaaaatataaaatacatagtgaacattatgcgaaacacaaatcgacaaggactcatacactcgcagacaggcgcacagcgagaacgcgacgcactcactcataccaactacaggcacatgcattctagacggaaaaacagtcgtaaataaataaataaagtattggatacataaagttagttgagagaagaagaatagagctggaaagggaagaacccagccagcaagacattagcggccgataatcggccgaacacccttcaaaaagtcgggccggtgacgtcaaaacatacgacgcgggtgttggcccgactaacttttgcaaagaggcaacgaggcggccgacaggcggccgaacacctgtactatggcggcacgcatccggtccgatgttaatcggcccgatgacttgttggacctgcggcccgacaccttatgccgacatcgggaagatatcgatttcagcgggaagacatcgggacatAGTCggcccgcaggtccaacaagccatcgggccgattaacatcggaccggatgcgtgccgccatagtacaggtgttcggccacctgtcggccgcctctttgcctctttgcaaaagttagtcgggccaacacccgcgtcgtatcttttgacatCACCGGCCCGAcattttgaagggtgttcggccgattatcggccgctaatgtcttgctggctgggtgcagctacagcagtatgtacccccccccccccccccgccccccaagtgtaacagtgcaaaattcacttaaagctacagctacagcagtacaacccccctccccccagtgttacagtggaaaacaaacctacagatacaaatacagcagtatgtacaaccccctcccccccccccagtgtaacagtgcaaaacacaacaccagctacagatacagcagtatgtagaccccccccccccccgccctcactgtaacagtacaaaacacacctacagctacagatacagccgtatgtacaaccccccccccccccccctcagtattacagtataaaacacacctacagcaacagattcagcatagtgcaaaaattacttacagctacagccgtatgtacacccccctcctccttagtaacagtacaaaacacacctacagctccagttacagcagtatgtataccccccccccccccccccaatgtaacagtgcaaaacacacttacagctacagattcagcagtatgtacaacccccccccctcccccaacccaagtgtaacagtgcaaaaaacacctacagctacagcagtatgtaccccccccccccccccccaactgtaacagcacaaatcgcacctactgctacagatacagcagtgtgtacaaccccccccccccccccagtgtaacagtgcaaaacacacctacagctacagcattaatatgtacaacccccaacccccccccccccccccgcccccactgtaacagtacaaaactcatttacagctacagattcaaaattatgtacacccccctccccccgctgccaccactgtaacagtacaaaacatacaacactccacccccttccctcgtgtagagcgcaaaacacacatagagctacagatacagcagtatacaaccccaatcccccccccccctcccctgtgtgcaaaacacaccaacagctacaaaaacagcagtatgttcaacccccccccccccctactgtaacagtacataacacacctacagctacagctagttacatctatgcttggcgctggtggacaatattcacttttttggcaaaaaccgccagttttggccaaaaaagacaaagatttggccaaaacaacccacacatttggccaaataaaatagatttggctataacttttttttggccaaaactttctatgtaaaagttttggccaaaactgtttatgttagctaaaacgggagatttggccaaacttctgccacaaaaagatttggccaaaaaaagatttggccaaacaaaaaagatttggccaaatcttcactttttggccaaatcttttttgtttggccaaatctttttttggccaaatcttttgtatttgctggcgctggtggacaatattcacttttttggccaaatctctttttggccaaaactttgcttttttggccaaaactttgcttttttggccaataccgccagttttggccaaaaaagtgtgtttttggcaaaataagtgaatattgtccaccagcgccaagcagcttggcgctggtgaacaatattcacttttttggccaaaaacgcacttttttggccaaaactggcggttttggccaaaactggcgtttttg
Encoded proteins:
- the LOC138977130 gene encoding E3 ubiquitin-protein ligase TRIM33-like; this encodes MAAASVTSSSELPECPVCHDGNQEPKILPCTHLVCKKCVVSWLHKAGVQGGCPLCRAPILPPTSRGQRDLDTLVNDLPTDLATMALMDSHNTLSGQHVCMICEDNTAATSFCLQCDIKICKDCVKTHKKVPGTRKHVIEDLDKLSPQRLAEINRACCNVHDDEPAKVYCSTHQELICMLCATTNHRSCVEVKAITDVATEKRRELEQQAQRLRAMETALAAQIKEVKDMFPSMRKKVKDTFDDLEQWVEKRRQEVNTLIQAEEDATMTSLAELEKWRAALALNIASVGKLVQSASGGALLGMVNSLTPRLNDLESQTGTTRKIETADLTFNLQKLDQLKSDIASLGQIKPTSTPTTLQQPTQPAPATSTATTATTRRTADKPRRAELVKVLRVGDRVKPKWTGWRKDVTGTVTAIPSRRAVTTYGLDPAGRVDVKWDGEGEWYYYMGRDGRYSLDLL